From Quercus robur chromosome 8, dhQueRobu3.1, whole genome shotgun sequence:
AAACGCTCTAccaattgccttttgttttgcctCCCACACCTGAAAATAAGAAGGCCGATATTGGTACTTATTGTAAAGAGTCTATTGAAGCAAAGAAATCTTTATGGTTGGATCATTTTTGATAACATCCCTCAACTCTTTCTCAATAATATGGGTGTCTAATTGCTTGTGATCTTATGTGAACATGGAATTTGTACATGTGTGTGGACCACTGTATTTCCTAACCTCAAACAACCCATGTGTAGCCCGGAAGCATGCTCGAAGACGCCAAGAACAATGTTTGCACCTTACAGACCAACATGCTGAATCTGACTCTTTTACACTAAATGTTTGGTTCCTCTTGATGTGATATTGTTTTACACTAAATGTTTGGTTCCTCTTGATGAGATATTGTTAAACAGCAGCTTGTAGTTCATCTTTATTAGCAAAAAGCAAGCCCACATAAAACTCTTGGGTAGGGTCCCAAGTACTTTGAATGGGCTTTTCAAATGGTGAGGTTGGATCAATCATATTATCTCACATGTTCTGTGAAAAGCTTGGTAATGAAGGTTGATGGAATGCCATTGCTGGACTGCTATCATGATTAGGTTCATTGAAAAGCTCCTGTTCATCCCCAACATCATCAAGGACCTCGTCGTTATCAAGTTGGTCATCACTATCCATGGCCCGCATCCTTTCTGATAATGTATGGACTGCATTTTGAGTAGTAGCAGCTATGCGGTGTGTATCATTGGGATTATTAGCAGCTCTCTGAGCGGCGGTTTCGTCATACTAAGCTTCAAACTCAAAACAAGTAGTCTCTTGCGCGACATGCTCAGTTGGATTATCATAGTCAGTATCACTAGTGTTCATTGGTCAATAAGGAACATGTTGGTCCTTAGTTGCAACATGGGTATATGGAGCATGATAGTCAGCACCACCAATGTTGATTGGGGAATAAGCCGCATCTTCAGAATAATGACCAGTATGAGTGGCATATGGATCATGAAAGTGCACACCATGTGAATAAATAAACGATGCACTCGGTCCTTCGTTGGCATATTGAATGGGAAAAACATCTCAGTGGCTTCTTATGGGCTCTACACCCACGTACAACTCTATACCTATAAATCCATATTGGCAGCCTAACATATCGAATATTGCATTAACACCATTATCATCTTCTACCAAAACTTGCTGGTAAATCACAAGATGTGGATGACATTAAAAAGGAAATCTATACCAGATAGTAAGTTTTGAATCTTCTCTGTTTACGTGAAGCGTGGATACTACTCCATCACATAGATTTTCAAATGTAACACCCCGGCTTAACGGAAGCATGGAAGGAGGTGGCCCTTCATAATAAACCCCATTTTCACCATGTTTAATTATTCCACCGGAATGGATGAGAAAACTAAACAACTTTTCTACCATCTACACTAAAACATAACAATagtattaatattttaacactACACAACCATTAAAATGCAGTACAAGAAGGtaatccattaaaaatattcaatgTTTAAATAGCTAAAGTTGAGAGAATTCTATTAAAGAGGATTAGTTCACTGATAATTTATTACTGTCCATCATTgtagtttaaattattttttgtttcccttttcttAAGTAACTTAGCATAACATTAACATTTAGAAGCATCTGTTGTGGTTAcgttaattattttatgtagCTCTTCATTTTGCTTCTTCTAAAACAAAACAGATTATATAATGTTCTTATGTATCCATATGATAATAGATAAATCTTTCTAATATCGtacaattttctttattattgttatacCTAAAACTTAGATTTTAAGGTTTGTGAGCATGtactaaccttttttttagagggggggggggggggagggggtttCTTATAGCATATGTGTATATTATAAGCTAACAAAGTAAGTATTTCTTTAAGGAAAATTTAtgtcaattttgaaatatatttttgctaTATGAAATTTTAGGCAAGAATTCATggacaaataatttaaaacatatcaTACAAATCAGTTCATGTTGCAAAACACATAATACAAAAACAAgatttgcatgaacaaataatttaacaaaaacaaggTTTTCATGCTTAGCTATGCccctaaaacatatcaacatgaatattataaaaagaaaagtaactaCTTAAGATATGTAACTCACCTTGTAAGAGAAAAAACGAATAGATATTTGCAAGTGTTGTTCCTTATAGTTGTTTGGAGAATGTATGGCACGCATGAATTGAAAATGGTTGGTAGAATTATGAGGGGAATAAGAGTGGAGAAGAAGGTTGATGGAGTTTTTAGGGGAAAAAGAGTAGAAAATAAGAACCGTGGAAACTTCAGTAACGTTAGTGCTGTTTAAATAGAATGCAAGTTTCATATAAGTtaaattcttatattttaaattgtatAACTAGATATGCCAATTGACCAAATATAACACAACACAGACCAAGATGGGACACTctaatacaaacaaattacTTAACTATAAACATATATTCACTACAAAGAATCTCTACAAAAAtcttagtttcttttttcttttttcttttttttttttgtttacagtgtgcacatcaatcttttttttttttcttccattttgtATTGTGaaaatctatgtactttttttttttagaataagaatCAATGTACTTTGAATCTAGATTCATTATTTGTTTCATAGGGAAAATCATGCAAAGAATACTTTTACTATATGAAATGAAAGAACATCACATACACACAAACCAAACTGCTTCGATCAAAAAAACTACTGACACACGGAAAGAATAAGAATATGTGTACTTTTTAGAATAagaatccaaaattttttttttatcctctctctctctctctctttctccctgtCTCCAATTTTCGGCAACTCCATTGCCACAAATCaattgccactttttttttttccttccatttcGGCAACAACATTGCCACAAATCAActgtctctatttttttttttttttcctcccattttggCAATtccattgccacaattttttttttccttcaagtttcggcctaaatcttcttttttttttccctcattttcGGCAACTCCATTGCCTAAATTACTATTAAATTCTCCCCAAGTTTtcggcaacttggttgccacaattcttattttctctctcctcactccCCTGCAATTTtggcaacttggttgccacaattggtTTCCCTTTCGAGCACTCCGGACACTTCACCTAGTGGGCAGAGTATTGGGCAGCAAGAATTTCGGTAATGAGATTAccgaaattcaaattttttttctccctcctcCCATCACATCActtatcttttctctctcatacttttgttaGAATTTCAACAACACCGTTGCTGAAATTCATTCTCTTTCTTCAAATTCCCAAATAACTTTGAATAGTACCCATATCACAAACAAACATGATTTTCTACTATATTCAACCAAAAGTCTCATGAAAAACTAACATGCATAGCACGTGCACATTGATTTAagtaacaatattattagtctAACATTCATTTCAAAGCATACCAATGGCTTTACTAACTTGTTCTTGTAAGGCAAGTTGCAACtacttttttgtgattttttgttttgtttatattttaattggAAGACTTCTTTGTTAATCGTTATGAATATAAAGCAGCCACCAGTCTCACAGGACAtatcacgtttttttttttttttttttggttcaattgaTTGGTGATCCATAGTGATTGAGCAACAGTTGgaaagaagaataaaatatatggtcaagtaatattttttaatctcagcattatcaacaaaaaatcaaaagattccCTATTTCCTATAAGGTGGGATATTTTTGCTGATTTATGTAGCAGTATTAACATGGTGTTTATAGAAGTCATAGTGTAAACtagacttttctttttctttttcttttttaatatgagTGTCCAAATTTCAGAATCTTTGAGTATTTGACTATTTCTTTAGATCCGTCACAATAAACTAATCTTTACTTAATTGAGATGTAATTAAACCAATAAATATCATGAAATAAACTTGTGAAATAACATCGCTAGTAAAGTTTCTACTATAGATGTTTGAATTGTGAGCGAGAGAGGGTTATAGAGTAAAAGTACTCAAAGAATTAAGGTAATTCGACATAATAGTCGATGCTCACAACATTTAAGTTGTTAAAAGCTTACATTTTAGTATGATGACCTTGTTTTTCCTACATTGATCCACATAAGGCTATGTATGATAGATCCAAGACTAACTTGTATTTACTTTACTATTACAAATATTATCACTATCAGtatgattatgattattttgCTTACACTACAAATATGTCCTGTTTctcaaccaataaaaaaaatattgtcctaGTACAATAAACCTAAACTATGATAATGTAGTTGGACCTTAATTAAGATTAGACCTTTACAACTCCAATAAAGAATATTATACTCCCCGTTTAAATACAAAGATGCAAGTTGAAAGAATCAACCTAATATGCTAAGTTTCGTACCTAACCTTCCTACCACTGTATCCTTGCGGGACTATCGTAAATTCAACTAAAGGGGGTGTCTCTATATTCCCCAAGGATAACATAAACTTTTAGAGAGTCAAGAAGCCACCAGAGATGACGTTTGTCATAATAGTTAATGCAGAATGAAACGCCACCAAGCTAAAGATAGTCcatgtgccaaaaaaaaattataactacaACTTTTTTTTGCCACAACTCATATAGGCAGTTACTCACAATTTCCCATGTcaaagttgtgacaaaaaacGATTATGATCCTATAATGGTTGGTGCAAGCAAGGTTCTTCCAAAGAAAACGGTTTATGTCTGATCTGATCTCTGATATACAGCAGTATGGCTAACATATTAAACAGAAGATATAAGTTATGATCTTAATGCAAAAAGGTCCGATTGCATGGGTAGCATTGGCAATAAAACTACCTTTGATTtgttcttcaaagaaagaaaaaaattaaaatttgacgagcagcagcagcagcacctgaaAGATTTAGACAACAAGGTAATTGAAGCAGAAAGATTTAGATAATGTGCAGGAACTAATTAGGTTGAAATTATCTCAAACTCATGTAAAATGCAGAAGACAAAACCACTCATATATCAACCCAAGAAGACAAAACCACAAGCTTTCTATGGCATTACATTCTACAATCTACAAATCAAAATTTCCGTCAAAAATATGTTGAAATATGACTAAATCATCAAAGAATCCTAGATCAATAGTTGTCCTCATCACATTATCGCTGTCAAGGCTATTTCATAGGCCTggagattttgggtttttgcCCCGTTCCCATTAACTAGCAAACAAGAAAAACGAGAAATAAACAGCTAGCACATCCAAATACATACAAATTCAACCTTCATTATCTCATCACAGCAAACAGTGTATTTTACATAACCCATGAAACACGTCTTAACAACAATATTACAGTGCCAATATGCAGATAACATAAACACAAACGGTACTAAAACAATGCAAACCCAGTTTGCTTATTTACGCAACTGCGAGCATCCTAAGGTACGGATACAAACTCAAACAGCAGACTGAAATAACTGACTCAGACCAAAACACCTCTGATCTGGTCATCAGAGCCCAATTCTTACTGCAGAACTAGGCATTCTTGTGTCCCAGTCACCATAGCGCATGGGGGGTTGTTAATGGCATCCACGTCCTCAAGAGATTCAGATTTGCCATCAGAGTCTTCGAGTGAGCCATGAGTAGCAATGGCTTCAGAGATGAAAGCATACACTTCCTGGAACCTTTCTTCAGAGAGGGAGACCTCAGCAAGGAGCCTCCAAGCATTTTCCTCAGACGCCTCTTCAAAGTCCTTCTTCCTCTTTAACACCATGTGCCCACTAATCTCCCATACAGCCGGGTTTACTTGGGTGTCCAGAAGCTCAGCACTAACTTCCCCAAGAGCTTGTTTCTCAGCATAACACTGTTAATCACATAGGACCCAAAAAACCATGAGGGCAATTGATGATAACTAATAATGTTAGCAAACCAACTAgtagtaaatattttataaaaaaatgtcgcacaaaataaatacatttcaaaacaatttaccTGTGGGAAGAGGAAGATACGCCTTCCACAATCAGCAATGAGGACATTGTAAGGGACGTTGTGATCTTGAAGGCACATGCAGGCATCTGAAACAGTGTTTGATAAATCTTGCAGAGTATTTCCGCCCTCAAAGACAAGACCTCTGACTGGATAATTCAGCAGCTTAGAGATTTTCACCCCACCATCCGATGAGGTTATCTTCTCGGTGGGAGCCTTCTCAATAGGGAAGGGCACAGACAAGTAGTAAGCCTGCTCCAAAGAATATATTAATTTGCCTTTCCCTCACTAAATCATAGCTAATGGTACAAATATACAAATGATCCaaacatataatttaagttCATGGAGTAAGCAAGAGTAGATGATAGATACCTGGAAGTGAAGGTGGTTGATGGTGGCAAATGCACCCAAGCTGTTATAACCCAACCTGAAGTATGGATTTCCAGCTTCTGCTGCCATGTGAAGAGCAAGCAAGAAGCTGTCACGGTCAATCCTTTGCGGCAGGCACTCAAAAATACGAGGGATCAGAAGCACATGCCCGTATTCAATAGGACTAACCTGTTAAATTGCATGTAACAACACAGAATCTTACTAAATGCTAGCTCAAGCAaatctcaaagaaacaaagagttAAACATCAAGAAAGTAACATACATTGATGGCAACAACACTAGGAGCATTATCAGCATCAACCAGAGCGTTTGGGAAGAACTGGACTTCACCATCTTCGCTTGCCTCAAACTGGAAGAGCACCTCTTCTTGCCCAACTTTAGTGAAGTTGAATTTGTTACCATCAAAGGGCTGGAGAACCTTATCAACGCGGAACTCGGTGGGCCTCTTCTTAAGATGGCGACCCTCATTCAGCTGGGCAATGAAACCATGCTGACCCGGAATCACCTACACCAAATATATTGCAAAAATTGGTAAAAACCCATATGCCCCAGTTCAATAAGTACTCAAATCTTCTTCATCCTAAACAAGGGAGACTGAAATGAGACCTTAGTTTCACAGGCAGTGACATCATAGCGAAAGAGCCCTCTCTGCATGCGATCCTCCCACTACAATGAAATTGGAATCAACTTGAGCTCACGCTTGATTTTATACAACCaccaacaaacaaaaagagacaTAATTTTTGGTTCATTCTtcctcaaaatataaaatttatacctCCCCAAGGAGCAGTGAGTCCAGAAAGGCCACGGGAGGCTCTCTGTTCTCAAATTCGGGAAAACCCTTGTCGCAGACAGCCTTGTTCAGCTTCTTGAAAGCATATAAAGGCAGCTTTGCccctaaaatcaaaatccaaaacatCTTACAATCAAAAACCCCCGATACCAAACAAATCAAAATCCCACACAAACTACACCCATTTAGTAACAAAGCATTTCAAACAATACCCACAAAACAAATTAacctcaaaaaccaaaaaccaacacatacaccaaaaattaaaccTTAAAATCCACatggaaaaaatgaatttcaacAAATACCTTGAATGCAACACTTGTTGAGACAGTTACGGCCACATCCCCCTCCGCGGCGAGCAACCTCTTCTGACTCATCCTTCTGGTAATTCGAAACAACAGTAGGAACCCTCTTGATCCTCAACATCTTTTcgttctttctttgttttttttcttcttcttataacttaacaaaataaaccaaaatacccagacacccaacaacaacaaagattGAAACTTTCGCTTAAACCCAGATCTAAAATCGCTCTTAAGAACCcaaaaacaacaagaacaacaagaaaagCAAAGTCTTAAAAGGCAAGGCTAGGTTTGTAAATGGTGCTaaaagattgaaaattaaaaaaaaaaactaatatagtACTAGTAGCGAAGAAAGAGCAGCGTGACCACCACCAGCAAGGAAGAGCAGGTCAGAAGGGCTACCGCCTTCGGAAGGCAAAGCGCCACGCCCGCCGTGCGGCGAAGGGTTGCTCTCAATTACACAACCCTTTCGTCGTACTGCTCGGACATGAATTAGAGGCCGTGAAAATCTGTGTATAGCCGTGATGTCTACAACTTGTCTATCCTGGGTATTACCCCCTCCTACATACAATTCTTCAACAccgctttcttttcttcttctttgaaatAGTAAAACTTACGAACCAAAGCTTTGAGAATTtgaggattttctcagtcactGGCTTTTGAGagagcaatattttttttttttttgcgggGTGTGTTGTGTGAAACTTTTGGGGTGATGATGGGGTTGTTATATAGATAAAGAAAAGCGGtagttgtggttgtggtttggccgtggtttgtgtttgtgtttgtgttgtgtgTCTGTAGTTCTATTGGGTTTCTAGTGGTCTTGGTGCTATACATACACTAGGTTTAAAATACAACACAGAACACaattattgagagagagagaggtttccAAATCATGAGTCCCACCGGTGAAACCTTTATGTACGTTCAATTGTTGTTTTGCCGTAAAAAAAGGGACCACATAGGCGTACGGATGGGATTAAAAACTGAGAGACGTACTATCTATgttcttaatatttttatatacaataaattaaatgggataattttttattagtacaAATCTGAACCCATTATGTGAATTATTTTTCCGTTCATCTATAATAATCGATAATTAtctgttatttaaaatttattgtaaaaatattataaatataatatttttaaaaaaaatattacttcttttaaaataataataataaatttatgttaGTGATAAACTAATATGAAATTGactaatcataattttttacttcaccaaattgtatataaattttatggatATTTATCTTATAATTAGAATTCATTGTAATTTGGATATTTGATGAgctatattaataaaataaaaaaagtaacaaattttaaattaattattgttagaggtttttatttgtttttatactAAGGCTtcatttgggagttcataagggaatgaaatagaataaaattgaatgatcataaaggaatggaaatgaataaaatggaatggaatggaatgtaatgtatttaagtaagggaaaggaatgaaaaagaatggaatggaatggaatggaattaagtaaccttgattggatgttttaaaataaaggaatggaaaagaatgaaaatgaatagaatgtaagtaatcttatttggGAGTAATATGAAGAGAATGGAattgaatcattttatgacaatattattattagacccctattttaaaataaagaattgaatatatAGGAGtaatttgggagttttaataaaaaaaatcattaaatctaatttcattccctcccatttctcccaatttcggggggaatgaaaatttgacgttttaagggaatagagatgAATGAatgttccctcctacccatttCATTTCCtcctacttaaactcccaaataagggaataggctttccattccctccattaaaactcccaaacaagagaatggaagaatattctaaaatgattcttttcattcatttccattacattccattccctcctcccaaacgagacCTAAGAGGTCTTCCATGCTAAGGAAAAATGctattttaatgtaaaaaaaattattgaaaaactATAATCTTTTATTAAGTTGTAGTTTTAAGAACCTATTAAATAGTATTTATTACTTTGTTTGTCTTGATGTTACATTTGATAACACTTTCAGTAAAATATATTCAAGTGTTTTGTGTGACAcgtaaaatttttcaaatacAAACCATCAAAACCACTACTTAATCAACATAACCACCAGATTGGGGGAGAGCCATTGTGGGGTTTTGTTAaatgttttaataattttttcaaggaaaaacattttacaaaaaattttatagtcaatagaaaacattttcaagtttgactaaattttacaataaaataaacacggtaaaattctaaaaatatttttcgtaAAATATTGCACAACAAAgcatatatgtaaaaaaaaaaaaaaaatgcatataaataagtattttaagttgaaataataataataatcttgtgTCCAAAATTTTAGTATGGATTATAAATTCTCAAGGTTAATTGTATTCTATTGATTCTTTAATTGACATGTCACAAATAAGCCCTATGTTAGAAATGTTACGTGAACCACCGCGTACCTTTGGTGCaatagtcactccacaagtataaatacttttGGGGTGTGAGAGGTAAGAACCAGGATTCAAGTCTTCAAGcaggagtttcacacacatatatacttagattatactaatgtaaaatttctatcttgtataaaaaaaaaatttaaaaaaaatgttacatgaAATTTATATGGAATGATTCTAAGTATTTAAATAGATTCTAAACAAATATTAATTGGTTGCTATTTTGTGGGATGATTCTGAGTATCtaaagattataaaattttcttttaagagaatattctaaatttattcGGTTTATTTTGACATTAACATTATTAGGATAATGAATCATCTTTTAAAAggcattttttagaaaattatttcattttttttatttggtaccaactttaaaatgagttggaaaactatctcaactttccttatttagtttcatgtgaaataaaattattttctttatttaacttTGCGTGAAATATaattgttttctagaaaataatttttctttgacccatttttttatattaccaaacaccaaaaaaaaaaaaaaaagtgaaaaattattttcacataaggttttcattgaaacaaagcataaaaaatattaattagcTTTTATCGATTTTTTAGAATTATAcattcacatatatatatttgaaaccAAGGTTATCAATTTCGTACCGTACCAGGCGGAATATACCGTACCGACCAGCAATCCGATATGCTCGACCCCCTGTTTCGTACCGAAAAAAATACCGGCCATACTGGCCAATTTTGGgcaataccggccggtacagaaaaaagttttttttttttttttaagttttgtaatttt
This genomic window contains:
- the LOC126694533 gene encoding GDP-L-galactose phosphorylase 2; amino-acid sequence: MLRIKRVPTVVSNYQKDESEEVARRGGGCGRNCLNKCCIQGAKLPLYAFKKLNKAVCDKGFPEFENREPPVAFLDSLLLGEWEDRMQRGLFRYDVTACETKVIPGQHGFIAQLNEGRHLKKRPTEFRVDKVLQPFDGNKFNFTKVGQEEVLFQFEASEDGEVQFFPNALVDADNAPSVVAINVSPIEYGHVLLIPRIFECLPQRIDRDSFLLALHMAAEAGNPYFRLGYNSLGAFATINHLHFQAYYLSVPFPIEKAPTEKITSSDGGVKISKLLNYPVRGLVFEGGNTLQDLSNTVSDACMCLQDHNVPYNVLIADCGRRIFLFPQCYAEKQALGEVSAELLDTQVNPAVWEISGHMVLKRKKDFEEASEENAWRLLAEVSLSEERFQEVYAFISEAIATHGSLEDSDGKSESLEDVDAINNPPCAMVTGTQECLVLQ